The DNA segment AAGGTACTCCTTTATGTAGCCTACAGTAaactcaattacagtaaaaaGTGTGCGTTCTTTTGTCCACCCTATCTTTCGCTAGCTAGTTAGTCTAGCTTTGGCATAAATTACATACAGAACAAGCCATTAAAAATTCAATTGGCCATTTAgaagtttgtctgttttcactATCTGgatttgtataaataaatatttttcatcTTTCATATTCTTTCATCTTTCTGGGCAAGCTCTGGGGGTGTCCAATAGTACCAAATACTTAGGGCACATTATCACAGACACGTTGGAGGATGATGCCGACAtgttcagacagaggagatcGCTCTATGTCCAAGCTAACATGTTGGGTAGAAAATTCCACCACTGCACATATGATGttaaaattaatttgtttagagcccactgcacccctctctATACAGCTCCACTCTGGGTGAATTACGAGAAGGAGAGCTTGCGTAAATTGAAAGTAGCCTATAATGACTGTCTTAGGATACTCCTGAAGAAACCCAGGAGTACTAGAGCCAGTCAGCTGTTCTGTAATATGGGTCTAACCACCTTTATGGCCTTGCTGAGGAACCTTACTTTTAAGTTTATGAGTCGGATGGACTGCTCTACAAATTTTATAATTGATctgatgacagaccctggccGCAGCTCTGTCAAGTACACATCTAAGATCTGGGAACACTGGCATGAGTGCCTTTTTTAGCCCTTCTttcattgtatatttatatgtatttatatgtaatttattgattatatgtattgtgcatcttccatgtgggccttgagcctgtaataaagtttaatataaatacatatagacaccaggcatgtgtgtgtgatatgccacCCTTGAATATCAACTTGCCACCCTTCTGCCACCCCATGTAAAATTTTCTAGAATCGCCACtggccccatccacccagataAGCGCTCTTTGCTCTCTATCAGGTTTGACTGGTTTCAGGTGAATGGGGACATGAATGGTGCCCTTGTGCTGCTACATGCTTTTCATGTTTCACATGTTGGACaccaggaaagaaaagaaggccAATTTGCATTTGCATCAGGTACATAAAGTTTCATAGCAAGTCTAGCTCATGTCTTTGTGAACAGCTGGATAGCTGAGATGAGAagcactgcaacacacagacagcaaggAGATTCTGAGGATCATAAAAGACAAGGGTGCAGATGACAACGGTAGGAATCCTTGGATGTAATATTTGCCTATTTGTTTATACTATTTTTGTATATACAAAATCACTgttgtaaaaaacaaaaacaaatagaaTAACCTTCATTATCAAATCATTATTacaacatttataaatgttagtaagttatttataaatgagaagtcatgtatttatgaacatgtttcaaattaTTTTCTAATGATTTATACGATAATTTATAAGGTATGTGATAATGGGTGCTCACATTTAATTATCACATACCTTATGAATGATGAACAGACTATgaacaaatgcttcataaacgGTTTATCAAAGAAGGTTATTCAAAAGCATTATAATACATTTAGAGCTGTTTTTCTTTGGTGCTGTAGCATCAACTCTTCAGCTAATATTGTatcataacaaataaaaaaagagaattttGAATGACTGACTCCTTGACTGATGTATTTCAGGGATGGGTCACTTACTTCTGTTCACTCTGCTGTTCTCAGGTCAGTGACCATCACGTGATGAAAGCATTCTTAATTCAGCTGTATGACTCGTGATAGTGACTTAAGATCAGTTCCTGTTTAAATATGTCATGTCTAATATGTCACACCTCACAGGGCTCGACAGCGTGTCCTCACACATGCCACGGCGGTTCCACTTTGTGAACCAGAAAGAGACGTGGGACGAAGCGCAGGAACACTGCAGGACAGAATTCACCGACCTGGCCACTGTGGAAAATATGTCTGACATGACTACGATGACCAATGGCAAAGATGGTTATAATATGGCCTGGATTGGGTTGAGAAAGGACACTTGGATGTGGTCACTGCAGGACAAAAATGTCAGTCTGGAAGAGACCAACTTCACATCCTGGAGAACAAATCAACCAGACAATCATGAAGGAAAGGAGGATTGTGTTGCCTTGAGAAAGGGTCACTGGAATGATGTCAAATGTGATGAAAATTATTCTTTCATATGCGGTATGACCTGCTTTAACTTATAATTTCTGAGACATTAAaccctgtgtaagtgtgtgtgtgtgtgtgtgtctgtgtgtgtgtctgtgtatgtgtgtgtggtttgtgtataGTGATGTTTGTATGCTCCAAACTCCACATATTTAAACATCATCCCATGATCTTTTCTAGTATCACATTCAAAATAACATCTTTGTCTTACAGAGGGAAGAAACACACGTGAAAGATACCCTCTCAAAACCCCGAAAAAGAATTGGAAAAATGCTCAGAAGTACTGCAGGTCACTCAACATGGACCTGGCCAGTGTGAGGAACCAGACTGAGAACAACACGATTAGTCAGATTGCAGAGAATGTGACGAATGGGGCAGTGTGGATCGGCCTGTTCAAAGGATGGAAATGGTCTGATCAAACTAACTCCGTATTCACATTCTGGAGAACAGGTATACCTGATAACAGTCAAGGGTACGAGGACTGCGCTGTAACATGGCGAGAGGACGAAGGGAAATGGGGAGACAGGAACTGTAATGAGAAACATCCGTTCTTTTGCTATGAGAGTGAGTTGGTCTTCAATCACTTCAATTCCCATTTTCAACCCCTATTTAGATTCGAATGCATTATTCAAATTCCTGTTCTGTAAGAGTGCATAGCCACAGACTATTTGTGGCATATTGTCCATATTGTAACATAACCATCGTATCATTCATTGCACTAGTACACTGGAAGGAAGTCTCTGTTTACTTAACAGTGCAGGCAAGGTTTGGTTAAGAGACATGTCTTTTTCACTGCTTCTGCCTTTACTTTGCTCAGACAAGCTGGCCCTGATCAGAGAGAATAAGACCTGGATGGAGGCGTTCAACTACTGTGAAAGGCGTGACATGGAGCTGGTCTCGGTCACGGATGAGGATACCCAGAGCTGGGCGAGGGAGGTGGCCAGGGGGGCCAGCACGGCTCACGTGTGGATGGGCCTGTACTACATTTGCCCCCTTGACGTCTGGTTCTGGATCAGCGGGGTGACGGTGGGCTGCAACCACTGGGCCGCCGGGAACGGCACCGGGACGGGTGAGTGCTGCCGGGCGGGCGCCCTGCAGTCAGGAGGCGAGCAGAAGTGGGTCAGCCGGCCGAATACTGAGAGACTCAACTTCATCTGCAGAGCCTTTtaaggtagagtgtgtgtgtgtgtgtgtgtgtgtttgtttatgagtgtatatgtctctatatgtgtgtattcgtggctgtacattttcaacaatacttacagtttttcttatcttgtttgtttgtttgctttcagaGGTGTCACCAATCCCATGGACCAGAAGACTCCATATTTACCAAATATCCACCAAGGCCCAACCCTTCATCTTCACCGTGATGGAGGCCCAACCCTTCATCTTCACCGTGATGGATCAGTCATTTCCATGCTGTGGTTTGCCACATGCTCATAGTCTTGTTTTATTTGTCTTACAGTTTTATTATGCTCTTTTCAATGGGATTTGAAATTGTGATTGGTTTCATAGAAGGGACACCTCAGCCATATACCTCAGCCTTGATCTGACCTACTGCCTTgacagcaaacacatacatgtttcATTGGCCTGAGGTTAAATACGTAGTTTAGCTTGGGTATATGAGGACCAAACAACCTTTCTGAGTGGACTAACTTTTTAAGATACAACACTGGTTGTTAGCTTAGTCCCTACACGCAATGCTGTTTTATTCTAATGGGTGATGGGGCTTGATGGGTTTCAACTATATGTTTTATTTGTGAATGATATGATGCTTTATTTCATGCCAGTTAATATTCAAGATGCAGAAGTCAACA comes from the Clupea harengus unplaced genomic scaffold, Ch_v2.0.2, whole genome shotgun sequence genome and includes:
- the LOC122128936 gene encoding C-type mannose receptor 2-like, producing the protein MFFSRGLPEADATRLGEEHQAGAQCSSHAKVTVFSITYALSRPSLVCPAPCYQCSLSSTADVAESAQVPAGLDSVSSHMPRRFHFVNQKETWDEAQEHCRTEFTDLATVENMSDMTTMTNGKDGYNMAWIGLRKDTWMWSLQDKNNWKNAQKYCRSLNMDLASVRNQTENNTISQIAENVTNGAVWIGLFKGWKWSDQTNSVFTFWRTDKLALIRENKTWMEAFNYCERRDMELVSVTDEDTQSWAREVARGASTAHVWMGLYYICPLDVWFWISGVTVGCNHWAAGNGTGTGECCRAGALQSGGEQKWVSRPNTERLNFICRAF